The Glycine soja cultivar W05 chromosome 9, ASM419377v2, whole genome shotgun sequence sequence AAAAACTTGGCAGTATGGAAATGTAACAAAACCTTGCTATGTAAAAttctatcaaggactttagcaaTGTTTTGgatgtaatttctttttctgCTAAGGTCAAGAGATTTTCCTGTATAGTACTAGCTTGGATGGGACACACCTTGTGTTCCAATCatgctattttattaataaatttttcttttggcctcttaaaaaaaatattctatcaAGGACATATCTAAGAGTTGGAAGAACCAAAAATAGggagaaaatttgaaaaatttaagatgacattttataattattaacatCATCAACATGGAATATAGAATCTacatttttatatcattattattatttgggtaatacaaaaataaaatttccatAGACCACTTTAATAAgaagagtttaatttctatatagtGTCAATGTAACATCACTGACAGTGTAATTCTATAGACAatttttgtaaatgaaaaaaaagaaagaaaattcaatACTCTACCCATAATTTTTGTAGCTATCCTGAGGAATTTCATCATCTAGAATTGATTTtgcacttaaaaagttgtgtgGATAGCAAGATACGAACAAAAACACACATACTATAATAATGCCAAAACCTGTCAAAGTTACAGATAATaagaacaaaagaaattatAGTAATGTCAACATTTGGCCGAGGTCACTTCCCATCTGGTCGGGGCACTTCCccttatctattatttttgttagttttagaaatttcacaatttcacaattcttaTGGTTCTTTAGAAAGTTAATAATGCATAACAGGTGCAATAGAAAAAGGGAATGCGACCAAGGGGATTACTTAGTTGGTTAGACATGATGTGTGAGTTATTGTAAATCTTCTATACTTTGTCTTTGATTTTTACtaatagtaaaaaaagaaaagaaaaaagatatgtGACATTCACCTGAAGATAGATGTCAATGGCTCTGTACACCCCGTCAAAGCGATCCCTAGCACAATCAGGCAAACATTCAGCAACTGCAAGAAATTTAGTGACCTTGAGGTTCTGATCAGGGGATATCTCAATCAAATACTTGTCAACTAATCTACCAACTTTTTTCAACTTTTGTACGGACACCCCATCAGAGCCATTTATATCAACAAATTGTTTAATCAGTCTTATCACAAATGTTACATCATAATATAGTCCCATATGATGCCCAGAGACTAATAGATCATCCAAAGTTGCCTGCTCAAGCACCCCCCCAATCAATTTCTCAATTTCAATTCTGTAATCTCTACTCATACCAAATCTTGACACAATCCTTAATACCCAAAAAAGGCCTCTACAAGAAAAACTCTTGTTGCCAACAAATATGACCCCATAAACAGCTGTTTCTGCTAGACCAGCATACTCAACACTGTTGTTGCAATTAACCTCTCTTGTTGGAGTCACAATTTTCAGATAATGAAGCAGAAATATTGTGAGAGTTGAGTTTTTGTTATCTGTCTTGTAAGCTCCAATAGTTTGGAGAATCTTCTCAATGATCTTTGGGGGTAAAGTAGCCAAATCCTCAAACCACCATGCTTTTTTAGGCAAAGTTGACTTTACAGTCTTGGGAGTAGCTTGTGTTGAGTAAGAAAATCTCTTGGCAGAATTGCTTTCAGGAGATGATGGGGATGATGAAGATGAGGAGGTGAAGAGGTTCGCCTCAGGATTTTGATCCATTTTTGCCAAGAGTGCACCAATAATCTTCTCTAATAGACCATAGCTATCAGCATGTGCGTAAAATAACTCACAATTCTTGAGACTTACAAGTATTTCATTCCATGTCCAGTAGTGGATTCCTTCAAGAAATGTTTCTATTTGTTGCAAGAGATTGTTGGTGAAGACCTCCTCAGTCATTCCAAGATAAAGGCCACAGCAATGGAGGATAAGCACATTGGACACATTGATAGGGATTTTGCCGTTGTTGTAGCAGAATCTTGAAACCAGCTCAAACCCTTGTGGCCCTCCAGGGAAATCATTGATTTCAATGCACATTCTCTTTTCATGGCTCAAGATTTTCTTTATTCTTCCACAGTATTTTGATATGAACTTCTGCAAAATAAATGAACTAGATTGATTCACCTGATGAGACATTTGATTCTGcatcatttttcctttgaatctAACAAATGTTAGTAGAGGATGAATAAGAAAAGAAGACACTAATGAATTCCTAGAATACCTTGTCCAAAAGGAATACTTCCTCATCATTGATGTGGATTTGCAAGTCACTGTGCTTCGGCATAGCTGCTACTTCTGCATTGAGCAAAGACAGAGGAAATTGTCTTTTGGGAAAAATGGaaatgaatgattatatattatatatgtttacaTATGTACGAGTGAGAGGAATATCGGCTTTTAAATCTTATCATGAAtacttaaaactaaaatatgtatgtgagtttttttttttttttttaagttaaatttttatgtacaactagtgtaaaaaaatgtattctaTCAACCAATCAGAATGTATAattgatataattattataaaaatcattaatttttatcatatatacgattgtgattgtgattaatataagtataaaaaCTATTGCACTATTAATACGTGtattatttactctttttaaaATGTCACGCAATTGTTTTAAGTATTTGTAGGactctattcttttcttttcactgaATAATAACAaccaatcaaaatcaaactatgAACAAAGTTTTGGCTACAATTACCCAATACAGAGTTACCTATTCAATAATTTCATTGAACCccatttgtttcttttgtctcttaattatttattctcaatataatattttattttggttttctaaTGTATGTGCATCTCTACCGTGCGTCCACAGTATGATGTTATATGATTTTGGCTATTTCAAGATAGATTCCATATGAGTGACAAGTTCTGAAGCATTATTTGTAAACTATTGATGATGCAGGGAGTGTGTGTTATTTAATGTTCATGTGGCTAAATTGTCCTCTTGTATGAACAAGTTGTCCTATATTGCCAAATGAGATagattataaaacaaaatgacAATGATTTTTTGCTGTTGAAAACAACATGTTGGGGCAACGAATGGCAATGTAGTATGTGAAGGTTTGTCTGACAGGGTCAGCAGGTCAAGAAGTGTGattgttaaataattttcaGTTGTGTGTCACGTATGCATGCCTTGGCTTTGGAGTTTGGATTTACTTGAGTCATATATGTACTTCCTGAACATGTGAAGATGGACATTAAAAGTGGACCCTGGGATCCATTATTGTTTCttaaagaaagtgaaaagaaaatattggtttaaaaaaaacactaagtATGTTTTTGCCTTTTTGGTAGACCAATATTATATTACTACTTACTAAGTTAAAATAACTCTATGATAGTTGATTACGAGTTTGGtggttacaaaaaaatatacaacatacAGTTCTTGCCATATATCTAATACTACTATAAGACTAGCAATTTCAGATTATTTCTCAAATTTTGTCCACTAAACTCCACAATGTCATACACTAAGTTTATAGTTGTGATTAGATTAAACGGAATTTCacatacataaaaatattttatcaagaaaaataatattgatttcAATTTTATACATTATCAGTTTAAAACTTACACGAAAATTTAATCATTGTACCACATTATACTATTTATCAATATGACGTGgtgatataataaatttttactaaatgtgtgtataaaaatattcatactaCACAGTATCTTATAATATCCATatagaatatttattaattttgtagacaattttttttaaagaaatctaGTCAACTACCT is a genomic window containing:
- the LOC114367330 gene encoding BTB/POZ domain-containing protein At3g19850-like isoform X2 — its product is MMRKYSFWTSSFILQKFISKYCGRIKKILSHEKRMCIEINDFPGGPQGFELVSRFCYNNGKIPINVSNVLILHCCGLYLGMTEEVFTNNLLQQIETFLEGIHYWTWNEILVSLKNCELFYAHADSYGLLEKIIGALLAKMDQNPEANLFTSSSSSSPSSPESNSAKRFSYSTQATPKTVKSTLPKKAWWFEDLATLPPKIIEKILQTIGAYKTDNKNSTLTIFLLHYLKIVTPTREVNCNNSVEYAGLAETAVYGVIFVGNKSFSCRGLFWVLRIVSRFGMSRDYRIEIEKLIGGVLEQATLDDLLVSGHHMGLYYDVTFVIRLIKQFVDINGSDGVSVQKLKKVGRLVDKYLIEISPDQNLKVTKFLAVAECLPDCARDRFDGVYRAIDIYLQSHPMLAFEERSRLCRCLNYNKLSFEVCKDLAKNPRIPPMIAMQALISQQTKIPSSDLIIEESEIINPSQIILHYDKTDSFLEEKEDMRQNLERMEWRVKELEILCKEMKVQMSRFH
- the LOC114367330 gene encoding BTB/POZ domain-containing protein At3g19850-like isoform X1 encodes the protein MPKHSDLQIHINDEEVFLLDKKFISKYCGRIKKILSHEKRMCIEINDFPGGPQGFELVSRFCYNNGKIPINVSNVLILHCCGLYLGMTEEVFTNNLLQQIETFLEGIHYWTWNEILVSLKNCELFYAHADSYGLLEKIIGALLAKMDQNPEANLFTSSSSSSPSSPESNSAKRFSYSTQATPKTVKSTLPKKAWWFEDLATLPPKIIEKILQTIGAYKTDNKNSTLTIFLLHYLKIVTPTREVNCNNSVEYAGLAETAVYGVIFVGNKSFSCRGLFWVLRIVSRFGMSRDYRIEIEKLIGGVLEQATLDDLLVSGHHMGLYYDVTFVIRLIKQFVDINGSDGVSVQKLKKVGRLVDKYLIEISPDQNLKVTKFLAVAECLPDCARDRFDGVYRAIDIYLQSHPMLAFEERSRLCRCLNYNKLSFEVCKDLAKNPRIPPMIAMQALISQQTKIPSSDLIIEESEIINPSQIILHYDKTDSFLEEKEDMRQNLERMEWRVKELEILCKEMKVQMSRFH